In the Variovorax sp. S12S4 genome, one interval contains:
- a CDS encoding 3,4-dehydroadipyl-CoA semialdehyde dehydrogenase gives MTELLSNYVAGRWQSGSGAGTPLFDPVLGTELVRVDATGLDLPAAFAFAREQGGGALRALTYRQRAGLLAAIVKVLQANRDTYYEIATANSGTVKNDSAVDIDGAIFTLGQYAKWGDALGDVRALRDGDAAKLGKEPVFMSQHLQVPTHGVALFINAFNFPSWGLWEKAAPALLSGVPVIVKPATATAWLTQRMVRDVVDAGVLPAGALSVICGSSAGLMDALQPFDVASFTGSAETAAVIRSHPAVTERSVRVNIEADSLNSALLLPGEAPGSEAFNLLVREVVREMTVKSGQKCTAIRRILVPAEVYEAAVEAIGTKLKGVTVGNPRNESVRMGSLVSRAQLDAVSEGLEALSAQTTVLHDGRNTPLIDAEPSVAACIGPVLLGARDADAAQRVHDVEVFGPVATLLPYRDLAHGIALAHRGQGSLVTSLYGSDDAALAQAAVAVAPSHGRVHVVTPEVAQAHTGHGNVMPMSLHGGPGRAGGGAELGGLRALDFYHRRSAVQASLGVLAQLGL, from the coding sequence ATGACCGAGCTCCTTTCCAACTACGTCGCAGGCCGCTGGCAAAGCGGATCGGGCGCCGGCACGCCTCTTTTCGATCCGGTGCTGGGCACCGAACTCGTGCGCGTCGACGCCACCGGCCTCGACCTGCCCGCGGCCTTTGCCTTTGCACGCGAACAGGGCGGCGGCGCGCTGCGCGCCCTCACCTACCGTCAGCGCGCGGGGCTGCTTGCTGCCATCGTGAAGGTGCTGCAGGCCAACCGCGATACCTATTACGAAATTGCGACCGCGAATTCGGGCACGGTGAAGAACGACTCGGCCGTCGACATCGACGGCGCAATCTTCACGCTCGGCCAGTACGCCAAATGGGGCGACGCGCTCGGCGACGTGCGCGCGCTGCGCGACGGCGATGCGGCGAAGCTCGGCAAGGAGCCGGTGTTCATGTCGCAACACCTGCAGGTGCCGACGCATGGCGTGGCGCTGTTCATCAACGCGTTCAACTTCCCGTCATGGGGGCTTTGGGAAAAGGCCGCGCCCGCGCTGCTCTCGGGCGTGCCCGTGATCGTGAAGCCCGCCACGGCCACCGCCTGGCTCACGCAGCGCATGGTGCGCGACGTGGTCGATGCGGGCGTGCTGCCCGCGGGCGCGCTCTCCGTCATCTGCGGCAGCTCGGCCGGCCTGATGGACGCGCTGCAGCCCTTCGATGTCGCCTCATTCACCGGCTCGGCCGAAACCGCGGCGGTCATCCGCTCGCACCCGGCCGTTACTGAGCGATCGGTGCGCGTGAACATCGAGGCCGACAGCCTCAACAGCGCGCTGCTGCTGCCCGGCGAGGCGCCCGGCAGCGAGGCCTTCAACCTGCTGGTGCGCGAAGTGGTGCGCGAGATGACGGTGAAGTCCGGCCAGAAGTGCACCGCCATCCGCCGCATCCTGGTGCCGGCCGAGGTGTATGAAGCCGCCGTCGAAGCCATTGGCACCAAGCTCAAGGGCGTGACGGTGGGCAACCCGCGCAACGAGAGCGTGCGCATGGGTTCGCTCGTGAGCCGCGCGCAGCTGGATGCGGTGAGCGAGGGACTGGAAGCGCTCTCTGCACAGACCACGGTGCTGCATGACGGCCGCAACACGCCGCTGATCGATGCCGAGCCCTCGGTGGCCGCCTGCATCGGCCCGGTGCTGCTGGGCGCGCGCGATGCCGATGCGGCGCAGCGCGTGCACGATGTCGAAGTGTTCGGCCCCGTGGCCACGCTGCTGCCCTACCGCGATCTTGCGCACGGCATCGCGCTGGCGCATCGCGGCCAGGGTTCGCTGGTGACGTCTCTCTACGGCAGCGACGACGCCGCGCTGGCGCAAGCCGCAGTTGCGGTTGCGCCCAGCCACGGACGCGTGCACGTGGTCACGCCCGAGGTGGCGCAGGCTCACACCGGCCATGGCAACGTGATGCCGATGTCGCTGCACGGCGGCCCCGGCCGCGCCGGTGGCGGCGCCGAGCTCGGCGGATTGCGCGCGCTGGATTTCTATCACCGCCGCAGCGCGGTGCAAGCGAGCCTCGGCGTGCTCGCGCAACTCGGCCTCTAA
- a CDS encoding DUF4863 family protein encodes MSSKEAFHQLIAGLTAEIAGRPLDEQLDQWLNAAHGAGTATFEQLRQACIGGVAEGWLCEREGGGIRYGRVFKAEDALHRFSVDVVDMQDIAGPHHTHPNGEIDLIMPLEGSAGATFDGRPAGWCVYGPGTAHRPTVAQGRALVLYLLPEGQIKFTQ; translated from the coding sequence ATGTCCAGCAAGGAAGCATTTCACCAGTTGATTGCCGGCCTGACCGCCGAAATTGCCGGCCGGCCGCTCGACGAACAGCTCGACCAATGGCTGAACGCCGCGCACGGCGCGGGCACCGCCACTTTCGAGCAACTGCGCCAGGCCTGCATCGGCGGCGTGGCCGAAGGCTGGCTGTGCGAGCGCGAGGGCGGCGGCATCCGCTACGGCCGCGTATTCAAGGCCGAAGACGCACTGCACCGCTTCTCGGTCGACGTGGTCGACATGCAGGACATCGCAGGGCCGCACCACACGCATCCCAACGGCGAGATCGACCTGATCATGCCGCTCGAAGGCAGCGCCGGCGCCACCTTCGACGGCCGGCCCGCAGGCTGGTGCGTCTACGGGCCCGGCACCGCGCACCGCCCGACGGTGGCACAAGGCCGCGCGCTCGTTCTCTATCTCTTGCCCGAAGGGCAGATCAAGTTCACCCAATGA
- a CDS encoding helix-turn-helix transcriptional regulator produces the protein MNEHVDAVLSTAHDGNHAGNAAAASAGEARNPLLAALGDRVRNLRAQRGLTRKAVAISAGVSERHLANLEYGIGNASILVLQQVAGALHCSLAELVGDVTTSSPEWLLIRELLENRSETDLRRVRLALGELLGTASVDPARHRRIALVGLRGAGKSTLGQMLADDLELPFVELSREIEKLAGCSVREIHDLYGTNAYRRYERRALEETIQIYSEVVIATPGGIVSDPATFNELLAHCTTVWLQAAPEEHMGRVAAQGDTRPMAASKEAMEDLRRILNGRAAFYSKADLSVDTSGKTLAQSFQALRAAARQSIGIGA, from the coding sequence ATGAACGAGCATGTAGACGCGGTGCTGTCCACCGCGCACGACGGCAATCACGCCGGCAACGCAGCCGCCGCATCGGCCGGGGAGGCTAGGAACCCATTGCTGGCCGCATTGGGCGACCGCGTGCGCAACCTGCGCGCGCAGCGCGGGCTCACACGCAAGGCCGTGGCCATTTCGGCCGGCGTGTCGGAGCGGCACCTGGCCAACCTCGAATACGGCATCGGCAACGCATCGATCCTGGTGCTGCAGCAGGTGGCCGGTGCGCTGCATTGCTCGCTGGCCGAGCTGGTCGGCGACGTGACCACCAGCTCGCCCGAGTGGCTGCTGATTCGCGAGCTGCTCGAGAACCGCAGCGAAACCGACCTGCGCCGGGTGCGCCTGGCGCTGGGCGAACTGCTGGGTACGGCTTCGGTCGATCCGGCTCGGCACCGCCGCATTGCGCTCGTGGGCCTGCGCGGCGCCGGCAAGTCGACGCTCGGGCAAATGCTGGCCGACGACCTGGAGCTGCCCTTCGTGGAGCTGAGCCGCGAGATCGAGAAGCTCGCGGGCTGCAGCGTGCGCGAGATCCACGACCTGTATGGCACCAATGCCTACCGCCGCTACGAACGCCGCGCGCTCGAGGAAACGATCCAGATCTACAGCGAAGTGGTCATTGCCACGCCGGGCGGCATCGTGTCCGACCCCGCCACGTTCAACGAGCTGCTCGCGCACTGCACCACCGTGTGGCTGCAGGCCGCGCCCGAAGAGCACATGGGCCGCGTGGCCGCGCAGGGCGACACCCGCCCCATGGCGGCCAGCAAGGAGGCCATGGAAGACCTGCGCCGCATCCTGAACGGGCGCGCCGCTTTCTATTCGAAGGCCGATCTTTCGGTGGACACCAGCGGCAAGACGTTGGCCCAGAGCTTCCAGGCGCTGCGGGCTGCCGCGCGCCAGTCGATCGGCATCGGCGCCTGA
- the boxC gene encoding 2,3-epoxybenzoyl-CoA dihydrolase, translating to MTETTTLQAPPRVDYRIEPAQYKHWKLSFDGAVARLVLDIAEDGGIRPGYKLKLNSYDLGVDIELNDALNRVRFEHPEVRSVIVTSGKDRIFCSGANIFMLGVSSHAWKVNFCKFTNETRNGIEDTSKHSGLKFIAAVNGACAGGGYELALACDEILLVDDRSSAVSLPEVPLLGVLPGTGGLTRVTDKRHVRHDLADIFCTSVEGVRGQRAVDWRLVDAVAKPAQFAAAVQDRAAQLAAGSDRPAGGKGVALTRLEREETADSLSYSHVDIQIDRSKRTATITIKAPVGTQPADIAAIEAAGAAWWPLAMCRQLDDAILHLRTNELDIGTWLLKTEGDAQAVLASDAVMLAHKDHWLVRETIGALRRTLARLDVSSRSLFALVEAGSCFAGTLAELAFAADRSYMLALPDDAERAPKLVLNEFNFGFYPMVNDQSRLERRFYEEAAPLDAARAAAGKPLDADEALKLGLVTAAPDDIDWDDEIRIAVEERAAMSPDALTGLEANLRFASKENMATRIFGRLTAWQNWIFNRPNAVGEKGALKVYGTGEKAGFDLNRV from the coding sequence ATGACCGAGACCACCACCCTTCAGGCGCCCCCACGCGTCGACTACCGCATCGAGCCCGCGCAATACAAGCACTGGAAGCTCAGCTTCGATGGCGCGGTAGCGCGCCTGGTGCTCGACATTGCGGAAGACGGCGGCATTCGCCCCGGCTACAAGCTCAAGCTCAACAGCTACGACCTGGGCGTGGACATCGAACTGAACGACGCGCTCAACCGCGTGCGCTTCGAGCACCCTGAAGTGCGCAGCGTGATCGTCACCAGCGGCAAGGACCGCATCTTCTGTTCGGGCGCCAACATCTTCATGCTCGGCGTCTCGAGCCACGCCTGGAAGGTGAACTTCTGCAAGTTCACCAACGAGACGCGCAACGGCATCGAAGATACGTCGAAGCATTCGGGCCTGAAGTTCATCGCGGCGGTGAACGGCGCCTGCGCCGGCGGCGGCTACGAGCTGGCGCTGGCCTGCGACGAAATTTTGCTGGTGGACGACCGCTCCTCGGCCGTGTCGCTGCCCGAAGTGCCTCTGCTCGGCGTGCTGCCCGGCACCGGCGGCCTCACCCGCGTGACCGACAAGCGCCACGTGCGCCATGACCTCGCCGACATCTTCTGCACCAGCGTCGAAGGCGTGCGCGGCCAGCGAGCGGTCGACTGGCGCCTGGTCGACGCGGTTGCCAAGCCCGCGCAATTTGCCGCCGCCGTGCAAGACCGCGCCGCGCAGCTCGCCGCCGGCAGCGACCGTCCCGCGGGCGGCAAGGGCGTGGCGTTGACCCGCCTGGAGCGCGAGGAAACCGCCGACAGCCTCAGCTATTCGCACGTCGACATCCAGATCGACCGCAGCAAGCGCACCGCCACGATCACCATCAAGGCACCCGTCGGCACCCAGCCTGCGGACATCGCCGCCATCGAAGCCGCGGGCGCCGCGTGGTGGCCGCTCGCGATGTGCCGCCAGCTCGACGACGCCATTCTTCACCTGCGCACCAACGAGCTCGACATCGGCACCTGGCTGCTCAAGACCGAAGGCGACGCACAGGCCGTGCTCGCATCGGACGCCGTGATGCTCGCCCACAAGGACCACTGGCTGGTGCGCGAAACCATCGGCGCGCTGCGCCGCACGCTGGCACGGCTGGACGTGTCGTCGCGCAGCCTGTTCGCGCTGGTTGAAGCAGGCTCCTGCTTCGCCGGCACGCTGGCGGAGCTGGCCTTTGCAGCCGACCGCAGCTACATGCTGGCGCTGCCCGACGATGCCGAGCGCGCGCCGAAGCTCGTGCTCAACGAATTCAACTTCGGCTTTTATCCGATGGTGAACGACCAGAGCCGCCTGGAGCGACGCTTCTATGAAGAGGCCGCGCCGCTCGACGCAGCACGCGCCGCCGCCGGCAAGCCGCTCGACGCGGACGAAGCACTGAAGCTCGGCCTGGTAACCGCCGCGCCCGACGACATCGACTGGGACGACGAGATTCGCATTGCCGTCGAGGAGCGCGCCGCCATGTCGCCCGACGCGCTCACCGGCCTGGAAGCCAACCTGCGCTTTGCCAGCAAGGAAAACATGGCCACCCGCATCTTCGGCCGGCTCACCGCCTGGCAGAACTGGATCTTCAACCGCCCCAACGCCGTCGGCGAAAAGGGCGCGCTCAAGGTCTATGGCACCGGCGAGAAAGCCGGCTTCGACCTCAATCGTGTATGA